Genomic segment of Mycobacteriales bacterium:
ACGCACCTGCGTCGGCCAGTTCGGATCCGGGCCGGCCTGAAGTGAGGCAGGCACTAGGAATCTCTGTGCCAGCTCTTGCCCGACCAGGACCAGATTTCGCGGTAGTTCTCAGAGGGGATTGGCCCCCCGAACAGCAGCAGCCTGCCAGACAGCGTTTCCGTGACCAGGCCTCCAGGGCTGTCGGGTCCTCCCGCATCCTCGAGCGCGGCCCAGTTGCGGCCATTCCAGACCCAGGTAGCCGCGGTTCCGGTCTGAAAGAGGACGACCGCCTGCGTTAGGGGGTCATAACCCAATCTGTCGAGGAGAGGGTCGAACGGGGGTGATGGTGTGGCCCTTTCGTGCCGCCAGTCGTGCCCGTCGAACACCCAGAGGTTGCTCGCGGGAGTCACTTGGTCGACATCCTGGCGAGCGCCGGTGGAGCCTTGCGTGAGCAGCACGACTTCGCGCCTCGCGTCGTCGTACGTGATCAACGGTGCGCGTAAGAGTGCGGGTGCGTGTGGGGTGAACACTCTCTTCCAGTCCTGTCCCGTCCACGCCCACGTCTGAAGGAGGCTTGGGCGGTTGGGAGGACTCGTCGCGCAACACGTGGTGACGAGAAGCACCTGCCGCCTGGCTGTGTCGTAGACGGCGGCCGGAAATGCGCCTTCCTGCGGGTGGTCCCGGGCGTTCAATCGGTGCCAGTTGACACCGTCCCATCGCCATGTGTCTGGCGGTGCCCCGATACCTCCGAATAGCAGCAAACTGCCATCCGAGGGGTTTGCGGCGAGCGCCGGTGCACTCCGTTCTGACGGCGCGTCTGACGTTGCCTGCGCGCGCCAACCGGCCGGGTTCCATGCCCAAGTGGTGCGTGGCAGCAGCGCTCCATGTGGCGCGGCGTCGAGCTGGCCACCGCCGAAGAGAATGACGTCTCCGGTGAGCTGGTCGTAGGCCATGCTGGCTTCGGTACGGCCGCCGGGAGCGTGTTGGCTCGGATCCGGCAGAAGAAGCCCGGTCGAGATGGGGGCCGGCGCCAGTACCGGGTTCTTGCGTGCCGGTGATGCGGTGTCGTGACCGTACCGGAGGACTATGACGACGGCGGCAAGGGCGGCAAGGCCGATCAACCACGAGGCGGATCGAAGCGATTCTGGCCGTGACCGAGAGTTGGGGACGAGCGGTCGATCTCGCCATGGAGGTAGCTCAACAGAATCGGGCCAGATGTATACGTCGCTGTCATGTAGCAGCCGCATAAGGGCGGGAGCGGCAATCACGGCCCAGTCGGCACGAGGTAGACGGATGAACAGACCTGCAGCTTCCGCCGGCCCGTCAGCACCTGGCGGGCATACGACCAGGGCAACTGCCCGGTTGGAGGTCGTGGGGTTCGCTGAGTGCGCGATTTCGTCGGGGTTGTCGAGCACCTTCACCAGACGCCACGCTGACATGTTCGCGCGTTCGTATAGTGACCATTGCGATCCGTCTGCAGCGGTGTGCTGCAGGAGCCCGACGAACCTGGAGACGTCGTTCGGCTGATCCCCGGTGGCGTCGTGCGCTGCGATCAACGTCGCGGTTCGAATCACGGCGAACTCCAGGCCCGGATAAAGCCAGGGTTCCAGCCATGCGGGAGGATCGTTTAGCCGGAGCGGCGTTGCGCTGAGCCCGTGCACGGCAGAGGACTACGTCGCTGGTAGTGAATGGGCCGAGCGGCGGGTGCACTTTTCCTCGTGGAGATCGTGGAACGTAACGGCCTCCTTGCGGGATTCCCGTTCAGCAGCGCGCGATCTCGAGGCAGTTCGGAGCCACCGTCTCAGCTCGGCGAGCTCAAGATGGTGTCGGCCACAGTGACGCCATCCAGCGGCACCTGGGATAGCTCGTCCTGGGTGTCTGCCGCCGGCGCGAGCGCGTTGAGGAACCACTGTGTGGTCTCGTTGGCCATGTACTCGGGTGAGAATCTCGCATCGTCGCGATACCACGTGTAGTAATGGTGGACGAGCCCGAAGAAGGTGATAGTCACCAGCTCAGCAGGTACGTCAGGCCGGAAGACGCCTTCCTTCTGGCCCTGCTCAACGACACCACGAAAGGCGAGATGGTACTTCCGGCGATTGGCCCGCACGGTTGCCAGTTTCTCCGGCGGCAGGCGGTGCATCTCCCGGAGAAAGATGAGGACGTCGTCCTTGTGCTCCGCGGTGGTGAGCATGACGTCTCGCATCAGGGCTTCCAGGGCGTCCGGCGCGGCCAACGCCTGACTGCTCACGCGCTCGAGGGTATCGAGTTCCTTCGTTATGACGCGGTTGTAGACCTCGAGCAGCAGGTCGTCTTTG
This window contains:
- a CDS encoding TetR/AcrR family transcriptional regulator, translated to MATKSRRGRSSVPARKANGRAAADASSLSELPVTERILSHATRLFAEKGFLGTSVQEIVDAASVTKGALYHHYSSKDDLLLEVYNRVITKELDTLERVSSQALAAPDALEALMRDVMLTTAEHKDDVLIFLREMHRLPPEKLATVRANRRKYHLAFRGVVEQGQKEGVFRPDVPAELVTITFFGLVHHYYTWYRDDARFSPEYMANETTQWFLNALAPAADTQDELSQVPLDGVTVADTILSSPS